Proteins from a genomic interval of Anas platyrhynchos isolate ZD024472 breed Pekin duck chromosome 4, IASCAAS_PekinDuck_T2T, whole genome shotgun sequence:
- the KLB gene encoding beta-klotho, with the protein MCGRRLKRFVAFWTLVFMRIVAGLAGEGRSVWKKDPNSSPVSETQMFLYDTFPKEFLWGVGTGAFQVEGSWRKDGKGSSIWDRFVHTEFRDADSTDVSSDSYTLLDKDLSALDFLGVTFYQFSISWSRLFPTGVVTAPNEKGLQYYNTLIDSLVHRNIDPVVTLYHWDLPLTLQEQYGGWKNESVIDIFNDYATFCFQTFGDRVKYWITIHNPYLIAWHGYGTGIHAPGEKGKITTVYTVGHNLIKAHAKVWHNYKKHFEPYQKGLMSIVLGSHWIEPNRSEDALDISKCQQSVERVLGWFAKPIHGDGDYPEELKNELSFLPRFTEDEKKYIKGTADFFAFSFGPNNFKPPNTLPKMGQNLSLNLREVLNWIKLEYDSPRILIAENGWFTDSHVKTDDTTAIYMMKNFINKVLQAIKYDNIDVFGYTAWSLLDGFEWQHAYNIRRGLFYVDFKSEKKERIPKSSARYYKQIIRENGFFPKESTPSLQAQFSCDFSWGITESVLKAESVASSPQFCDSNLYLWNVTGDGLLHKVEGVKLKTRPAQCTDFVSIKKQLDLLEKMKVTHYRFALDWSLILPKGDLSVVNRQVLRYYRCVISEVLKLNVQSMVTLYHPTHAYLGLPAPLLQTGGWLNHSTARAFQDYAALCFRELGDLVKLWITINEPNRLSDVYNRSSSDTYRAAHNLLIAHAMAWRIYDEQYRSLQYGKVSLSLHSDWAEPANPYFESHAKAANRFLQFEIGWFADPIFKTGDYPATMREYILLKNRKGLSHSSLPSFTSEEKKLVKGAADFYALNHFTTRFVIHEPQNGSQYEFDRDIQFLQDITCLSSPSRLAVVPWGVRKVLKWIKRTYGDIDIYITANGIDDQSLDNDELRNYYLGKYVQEVLKAYYIDKVKIRGYYAFKLTEEKSKPRFGFFTSDSKGKPSIKFYNKLISNNGFPADYSVCDPSNKEKECSFCLFISQKKPLIFFACCLFSTLILLLTIIVFHKRKRRKRFKVKNIQRICVSL; encoded by the exons ATGTGTGGCCGACGGCTGAAGAGATTTGTTGCTTTTTGGACGTTAGTTTTCATGAGGATAGTCGCTGGGCTTGCCGGAGAGGGAAGATCTGTGTGGAAGAAGGACCCTAACTCCAGTCCCGTGAGTGAAACACAGATGTTTTTGTATGACACTTTCCCCAAAGAGTTTCTCTGGGGTGTAGGGACAGGGGCGTTCCAGGTGGAAGGCAGCTGGAGGAAGGACGGGAAAGGATCCTCCATCTGGGACCGCTTCGTCCACACGGAGTTCAGAGATGCTGACAGCACGGACGTCTCCAGTGACAGTTACACCTTGCTGGACAAAGATCTGTCAGCTCTGGATTTTTTGGGAGTTACCTTTTACCAGTTTTCGATTTCGTGGTCGAGGCTTTTTCCCACTGGGGTGGTAACAGCTCCCAATGAAAAAGGACTCCAGTACTATAACACCCTTATTGACTCTCTAGTCCACAGAAATATTGACCCCGTGGTTACCCTCTATCACTGGGACCTGCCCTTGACACTGCAAGAACAATATGGGGGATGGAAAAATGAATCAGTAATTGATATATTCAACGACTACGCCACCTTTTGCTTCCAGACCTTTGGGGATCGTGTTAAATATTGGATTACCATCCATAATCCTTACTTAATTGCTTGGCATGGGTATGGCACAGGTATTCATGCTcctggagagaaagggaaaataaccACCGTCTACACTGTAGGACACAATCTGATCAAG GCTCATGCAAAAGTTTGGCATAACtacaaaaaacactttgaacCATATCAGAAGGGGCTGATGTCCATAGTCTTGGGATCCCACTGGATCGAACCCAACAGATCAGAAGATGCTTTGGACATCTCTAAATGCCAGCAGTCTGTGGAGAGAGTACTTGGATGGTTTGCTAAACCCATCCATGGGGATGGTGATTATCcagaagaactgaaaaatgaattatCCTTTTTGCCACGCTTTACTGAGGAtgaaaaaaagtacataaaaggaacagctgacttctttgcattttcctttggtCCTAATAACTTCAAACCTCCAAACACTCTACCGAAAATGGGACAAAACTTGTCACTCAATTTGAGGGAAGTACTGAACTGGATTAAACTGGAATACGACAGTCCTCGGATCTTGATTGCGGAGAATGGCTGGTTCACTGACAGCCATGTGAAAACCGATGACACCACAGCCATCTACATGATGAAAAACTTCATAAATAAGGTTTTACAAG CTATTAAATACGACAATATAGATGTGTTTGGCTACACAGCCTGGTCACTCCTTGACGGCTTTGAATGGCAACATGCTTACAACATTCGGCGTGGATTATTTTACGTAGAtttcaaaagtgaaaaaaaggaaaggattcCCAAGTCATCTGCACGGTATTATAAACAAATCATACGAGAAAATGGCTTCTTCCCAAAAGAGTCTACCCCAAGTTTGCAAGCTCAGTTTTCCTGTGACTTTTCCTGGGGTATCACTGAATCTGTTCTTAAG GCGGAATCTGTGGCTTCCTCACCCCAGTTCTGCGATTCAAACCTCTACCTGTGGAACGTCACGGGAGACGGGCTCCTGCACAAAGTGGAAGGGGTGAAGCTAAAAACCCGGCCCGCACAGTGTACGGATTTTGTCAGTATTAAAAAGCAACTCGACCtcctggaaaaaatgaaagtcaCACACTACAGATTTGCACTCGACTGGTCACTGATCCTACCCAAGGGAGATCTGTCGGTGGTCAACAGGCAAGTGCTGAGGTATTACAGGTGTGTGATCAGCGAGGTGCTAAAACTCAACGTCCAGTCCATGGTCACCCTGTACCACCCAACGCACGCCTACCTGGGCCTGCCGGCCCCTTTGCTGCAGACAGGAGGGTGGCTGAACCACTCTACGGCCCGTGCTTTCCAAGACTATGCAGCTTTGTGTTTTCGGGAGCTGGGCGATCTGGTGAAGCTTTGGATTACAATAAACGAGCCCAACCGACTCAGCGATGTCTACAACAGGAGCAGCAGCGACACGTACCGGGCAGCGCACAACTTATTAATAGCCCACGCCATGGCCTGGAGGATATACGATGAGCAGTACCGGTCCCTCCAGTACGGCAaagtgtccctgtccctgcactCAGACTGGGCCGAGCCTGCCAACCCCTACTTCGAATCTCATGCCAAGGCTGCCAACAGATTCCTTCAGTTTGAAATCGGCTGGTTTGCCGACCCCATATTTAAGACCGGGGACTATCCAGCTACGATGAGGGAATACATTCtccttaaaaacagaaagggCCTCTCGCACTCTTCTCTGCCGTCTTTCACGAGCGAGGAAAAGAAGCTCGTTAAAGGCGCGGCTGACTTCTACGCCCTGAATCATTTCACCACGCGATTTGTGATTCACGAGCCCCAGAACGGGAGCCAGTACGAGTTTGACCGTGACATCCAGTTTCTGCAGGACATCACCTGCCTGAGCTCCCCCTCCCGCCTGGCAGTGGTGCCCTGGGGTGTGCGCAAGGTTCTGAAGTGGATTAAAAGAACCTACGGCGACATAGATATTTACATCACGGCCAATGGGATAGACGACCAGTCCTTAGACAATGACGAACTTCGGAATTATTACTTAGGAAAATATGTACAAGAGGTTTTAAAAG CATACTACATTGATAAAGTCAAGATTAGAGGTTACTATGCATTTAAACTGACTGAAGAAAAATCCAAGCCCAGATTTGGATTCTTCACTTCTGACTCAAAAGGAAAACCTTCAATAAAATTTTACAATAAGCTGATAAGTAATAATGGCTTTCCTGCTGACTATTCAGTCTGTGATCCTTCCAACAAAGAAAAGGAGTGcagcttctgtttatttatttctcagaagAAGCCATTAATATTCTTTGCCTGCTGTCTTTTCTCTACTCTTATCTTGCTCTTAACCATCATTGtttttcacaaaagaaaaagaagaaaacgtTTTAAGGTAAAGAACATCCAGCGCATCTGTGTGTCACTTTAA